The following nucleotide sequence is from Neokomagataea tanensis.
ATTTCTCAATGTTGTGTTCACCCTGTCACGGATTTTGGACCAGACAAAAGGCGGGACACACTAGCTTCTATTTCAGACAAAACAACCCTTGCGGCGAAAGTCAGAGTTCGACCTTTGTTAATAATGATTTCAAGGTCTGTGTTTAAGTCTTCGCCATCCAATATAGAAATTTTTTTCAATATTTCGGCATTGCATTCATAAGAAAAGCAAAACTCTGGAAGAATTAAGAGCGCCAGGTTTCTAACGGCTAAATCTCTTTGCATTTCCAAAGAAGAGGTCGTGAATACAGGTTTAAGTTGAATATTGAGGTATTTTGCAATGACATCAAGCCTTCGACGAATAGAAAATTCCTGATCGGGTATAGCGAGGCGTTCTTTTATAATGTCTGTGAATGAAACATGTTCTCGGGAGGCAAAAGGGTGGCTGGGGCATACAAACACTACATGGCGCACTTGATGGCAAGCATGGACTAAGCGTGAGTTAGTTTCGGGAGCAAAAATCGTAATGCCTATGTCAGCCGTACCATCAACAACGGCTTTTGTGATATTTGACGAAGACGTAATGACGATTTCAAATTCTATGTTTGGGTATTTCTTTTGGACAGAACAAAGTGCAGGCGAAAGTAAATCTACGACAACGGATCCACCTGCGTAGATTACGACTTTACCTTGGTTAGGATTGCGGAGTTCAGCCAGCATAGTATGAACGTTGCTGATATTTTTCAAAATGAGAGGTATGTTTTTTTGTAGTAGCTCACCGTTTTCGGTTAATCTGATCCCATTATCGCGATCAAATATTTTTACACGGAAATAATGTTCTAACTGGTCAATTTTTCTGATTACAGCAGTAGAGCTCATATCATGTATTCGGGATATTTCCCGTATAGATTTTTCATTTGATATCTTCATAAAGAAATCTAGTAAGTTAATATTCATTGACTCGTTAGACCTCTGTAAGTTTCCTATCAAACGCAAAAATCGTATATTAATTTTATATTTAAGATAGTTAATACCGCGGCTACAATCCAAGATATTACTTGAGTATTTTTGGAAATTACGAACTCTCCCATTACGCTCTTGCGAGATACGAACAACACAAGAGGTATTACAGCCATTGGGAGTTGGAGGGATAAAACAACTTGGCTGAATAAAAGTAGACGACCGACAGCACTGTCCCCAAAAAGTATTGTGACCGCTATCACAGGAGTTACGGCCAGAAGCCTGGTCAGAAGACGACGGGCCCAGTGGGGGAGGCGAAGCTGTAAAAACCCTTCCATGACAATTTGACCGGCCAGAGTGCCAGTGACGGTCGAGTTTGTACCCGCTGCAAGTAGGGCAACTGCAAATAATGTGGAGGCGAGACCCAGCCCTAGAAGCGGCGACAGAAGACGAAAAGCATCCTCTATCTCAGCGACATCTTGGTGGCCCGTCGTATGGAAAGCAGCTGCAGCAACAATCAAAATCGCAGCATTAATGAATAACGCCAAAAATAGTGCAATGCAGCTATCCCATGAAGCCCATCGCAAAGCCTCTCTTTTTCCTGTCGGATTTTGCTCAAATGCGCGCGTTTGAACAATTGATGAGTGAAGGTACAGGTTGTGGGGCATAACCGTGGCCCCGACGATGCCGATGGCAATATAGAGAAGGTCTGGTGTTGTTATAATATCTAAATGTGGAACGAAGCCTTGAATAACTCCAGAAAAAAGAGGTTTTGCAGCAATAATCTGAATGCCAAAACAAATCGCAATAATCGTTAAAAGGCCTATGACGAATGCCTCAAGGTAGCGGAACCCTCTTTTCATTAAAAAGAGAATAACAAGTGCATCACCAATAGAAAGGAGGGAGCCTGTCACCAGAGAGAGGCCAAAGAGAAGCTTGAGAGCGACAGCTGTTCCGATAACCTCTGCCAAATCGCAGGCTATGATTGCCAATTCGCATCCAAGCCAAAGTGGAATGTTGATGATAGGCGGGAAAAATGCCCGGCACATTTGAGCTAGATCTTTGCCGGTTACAATCCCAAGCCGGGCCGCTAGGGCTTGTAAAAGCATTGCAATGAGGCTGGATAACCCGATGACCGAAAGCAGCTTGTAGCCAGCAGAAGCGCCGCCCTGAAGATCAGTGGCCCAATTGCCTGGATCCATGTAGCCGACTGCTATCATATAACCAGGCCCTGCAAAGGCGAGGAATCGTCGTAACCAAGAACGATTTTTATCTGGAACAGGTACGCTGGCCAGAATGCTTTTTAGGCTGGATGTAGTGTTTTGATTGCTTAGAAATTCAGGTCTCGGCATAGTTTAAGTTATGGCGGGTATTAGAGAAAGTGCAAGCATATTATGGCTAATAGCACTAAACGAAATAGTTTTTTAAAAATTTTTATATTTCGCTCGGTAACAATTTTACAGATTAATGACGAAATGTTTCTTGACTAAAACGTATTCTAATGTGGAAATGTTTTGTCACGTTCTGGCGAACTAATTAAAACAAATGAGATCGAAAAGAGACATAATATGCAAAAAGCTTTTCGTTATTTCCTTGGGGCTGTCGGTCTGATAGGTGCTGGCGTTCATGGTTCGCAGGCTGCGACTACGAGCGTAGAGTTGAACTCGTCCTCCGCTGCGCCAGCAAATGCTGCAGTGCATTTCGATGTTACTCTGCCACTAAGGGACCCCGACGGATTAGCCGCACTGGTTCAAAAACAGCATGATCCAGCGTCACCTGAATATCACCATTGGTTAGTTCCAAGCGAAATCATTAGTCGCTTTGGCCCGTCGGCTTACGATCTTGCGAAGGCCAAAGCCTCTCTCGAAGCAAAAGGTCTTGTAGTTCAGCAGGAAGGAAGAACGCTGCATGTCTCAGGCCGTGCCGCACCTGTCAGTTCTACGCTTTCGACGTCTTTAAAGATGGTCAGGTTAAGTGCTGGTCAGTCCCACCTATATACGACCCAAAAACCTACACTGCCTGCTGAACTGGGCGAGGGCGCGGTTGTGACGGGCCTAAGCGCGCATGAACACGTTGCCCGACCGTATCTGCAGCACGTCAAGCTACCTGCTAACGTTTCTAATCCACTTAATCGTTATTCAACGACGGGTGCTTATTGGTTTACGGATTTAAAGCAAGCTTACGGCTACCCGGCTTATGATGCGCCTGTACTTACACGTCGGGGCTTTCAAAAGCTGGACGGGAAGGGAGCGACTATTGCTATCTTGATGTCTTCTGACGTTTACGACAGCGACATTGAAGCAATGTTCGTACATGAAAAATTTAAAGAAAAAGCAGGGCTGACGTCAAATCCGAAACTTGCGGGACGTGTGGCAGTTGACGGTGGGGCTACAACTAATAGCGGAGCGCTAGATGAGGCATCTCTTGATGTTCAGCAAGCGCTGGGCGGTGCACCAGGAGCAAGTGTTGTCCTCTACACTATTCCGGACCTCTCGGACACGCACATCTTGGATGGCTACACAAAAATTATAAACGACAACAAGGCCGATGTTGTCTCCTCCTCTTTCGGCGGATGCGAGCTTTTCTATACTGCGGCTTACAATGAAGGCGTTGATCAAACGCAGACATTGAAACTTGAGCATGAATTGTTTTTGCAGGGTAATGCCCAAGGCATTACGTTTTTGGCATCTTCGGGAGACGAGGCGGGGCTTGAATGCCCAAGCTTGGCTTACTTGAATGGTCAGAAT
It contains:
- a CDS encoding LysR substrate-binding domain-containing protein; the protein is MNINLLDFFMKISNEKSIREISRIHDMSSTAVIRKIDQLEHYFRVKIFDRDNGIRLTENGELLQKNIPLILKNISNVHTMLAELRNPNQGKVVIYAGGSVVVDLLSPALCSVQKKYPNIEFEIVITSSSNITKAVVDGTADIGITIFAPETNSRLVHACHQVRHVVFVCPSHPFASREHVSFTDIIKERLAIPDQEFSIRRRLDVIAKYLNIQLKPVFTTSSLEMQRDLAVRNLALLILPEFCFSYECNAEILKKISILDGEDLNTDLEIIINKGRTLTFAARVVLSEIEASVSRLLSGPKSVTG
- a CDS encoding Nramp family divalent metal transporter; protein product: MPRPEFLSNQNTTSSLKSILASVPVPDKNRSWLRRFLAFAGPGYMIAVGYMDPGNWATDLQGGASAGYKLLSVIGLSSLIAMLLQALAARLGIVTGKDLAQMCRAFFPPIINIPLWLGCELAIIACDLAEVIGTAVALKLLFGLSLVTGSLLSIGDALVILFLMKRGFRYLEAFVIGLLTIIAICFGIQIIAAKPLFSGVIQGFVPHLDIITTPDLLYIAIGIVGATVMPHNLYLHSSIVQTRAFEQNPTGKREALRWASWDSCIALFLALFINAAILIVAAAAFHTTGHQDVAEIEDAFRLLSPLLGLGLASTLFAVALLAAGTNSTVTGTLAGQIVMEGFLQLRLPHWARRLLTRLLAVTPVIAVTILFGDSAVGRLLLFSQVVLSLQLPMAVIPLVLFVSRKSVMGEFVISKNTQVISWIVAAVLTILNIKLIYDFCV
- a CDS encoding S53 family peptidase — encoded protein: MQKAFRYFLGAVGLIGAGVHGSQAATTSVELNSSSAAPANAAVHFDVTLPLRDPDGLAALVQKQHDPASPEYHHWLVPSEIISRFGPSAYDLAKAKASLEAKGLVVQQEGRTLHVSGRAAPVSSTLSTSLKMVRLSAGQSHLYTTQKPTLPAELGEGAVVTGLSAHEHVARPYLQHVKLPANVSNPLNRYSTTGAYWFTDLKQAYGYPAYDAPVLTRRGFQKLDGKGATIAILMSSDVYDSDIEAMFVHEKFKEKAGLTSNPKLAGRVAVDGGATTNSGALDEASLDVQQALGGAPGASVVLYTIPDLSDTHILDGYTKIINDNKADVVSSSFGGCELFYTAAYNEGVDQTQTLKLEHELFLQGNAQGITFLASSGDEAGLECPSLAYLNGQNGQFVPSVSTPAADPNVTAVGGTNLVTASTKGSLDSAYLRENAYGDPEAAYDPYGVGAVVSGGYWGAGGGVSTLFAKPEYQKRAGINTGSRSNRALPDIGMQVGGCPGLANSPCNGGNTAQEGNGNDERSAVVVYIQGQPSGLIGTSVASPEFSSVVALLVQKSGRQGNLNPYIYRLGSLQSLVPYSPFNAYHRNIPGYNGVVTNSEPKQSWFGYFNYTVGNGTPVVKNFIGAYLAPSAGTPQSSSNP